The Manihot esculenta cultivar AM560-2 chromosome 8, M.esculenta_v8, whole genome shotgun sequence genomic interval GTTGCATCTGTGAAAGGTTCCTTTGTTTAATTTATTGAACATTTCTTTCTGACTCTAGAACTATTTATGTAAACTTGTTACAGAAAGTAAGTTTAGTTGAGAAGAGGTTCTATTTTTCCTTCTCAACTGTAGTCATCCAAGGTTGGAGAAACATGCTTCCCTTTCACAATTACAATTTGATTGTTGACCaatttgtatatttatttatttatttaatttttttgcctTACTGTAATGCAAGCGTCTAGCAGGGAAATGCCACAGATATTGTATGCATATGATCAGGCGAGAAAGCTTAATCTATGCTGGGCTATTCTTGCCTAGACTGATTATTTATAATGAAGTTATGGATGTGCAGTAAGTGGTAACTTTATTCATTACAAAATTAAATGGTAATATTTATGATGAGTTCATCAGCCTTGTACATGCAACTGAACTCATGGAACAATTTAAGTTAAACAAAGATTTacataaaatatagaaattacccaaaaaagaaaaagcagcCTGAGGAACTTGTGAACTCGTTCCTACAGAAGGCCAATTACAGGTGAGTTGCTAAAGACTTGCTTCTCTTGACTCGGATTGTGCAGTCCATTATGACAAATGCTTTTCCTACGTGGTTTTGCTTCTCCAAGCATTGTTATGACATCTCTCATTGATGGTCTGTCCTTGGGATTCTTTGCAGTGCAAAGAATTGCAATGCGCAGAACAAGAAGCATCTCTTCTTGCACATGTTTACATTGTCCTGAGATGCTGGTGTCTAGTGCTTCTTCTAATGCTCTGTTATTTCTAATCTTTCTCCTAATCCATTCCACGACATCAGTAGATTCTCCAAATTCAGGATCTAGTGGTTTTTTCCCTGTTAGAAGCTCCAAAAGTACAACACCGAAGCTGTATATGTCACTCTTCTCATCTACCTTCAGAGTGTATCCGTATTCTGTCAAAATTAAGTTATAAACATTATTTTTTCGGTGGAGGAAACTTTTCTTTGTTTCAGGAATCAAAATGTTAATGTAGACTTGTTTAGATGCGAAATGAAGCTGAAAAATACAGATGAGCAACTTACCGGGGGCGATGTATCCATAAGATCCTGCCACCATTGATACTGTCTCATTCTTGTGAACCATCATCCTTGCCAGTCCGAAATCTGCTATTCTTGCCTCTAGGTTTGCATCAAGCAATATATTGTTGGACTTGATATCGCGGTGGATGACCGGTGGGTGACAATCATGGTGGAGGTAGTTCAGCCCCTGTGCAACCCCAACTGCTATGTTATACCTCGAGACCCAGTCGACCAACAGCTTTTCGGCTTCTTTACCGTGCAAAGCTGACCAGAGGTTTCCGTTAGGCATGTATtcatatatcatcattacatcTGTTTCATTGTGAAGATACCCTAACAGCCTCACAATGTTTCTGTGCCGGAGCCTTCCCAACAGACTCACTTCAGTGAATAGATCATCGCTATTTTCGATGTCTGCATCTGTTCTCCATAGTTTCTTCACTGCCACAGCTACATGAGGCCGATTGACGTCAGCCTTGTAGACAATGCCTGTTCCTCCCATGCCAATAATATTTGATTCTTTTATGCAGGCTAGAATTTCGCTGCTAGTGAAGCTAACTCGCTGGAATGCTACTAGTATCCATGGCCACTCTTTGCTGCTCTTCTTAAACCAATCATAAAATATGCTGTTACACAAGTACCATCTTGTATACAGCCATCTTCCAGTGAAAAATGCAATAGCAAGAAACAAGAGTACTGAGATTGCAACGATGAATCCAATGATGATGTGATGGACGCGCAGATTCTCTCTTCGCTTTGATGTTGGAGAACTAAGCGAACATGGTGGAAGAACGCCACCACAAAGACCAGCATTGCCAATAAGATCATTTGGATTTATGGTCACTAATATGCCATTGGAGGGAACTGGACCCTCAAGCTTATTGTATGACAAGTTGACCATTTCCAGGGCTGGTGAGTTGCCAAAGTTCTTTGGGATCTGACCAACCAGAGAATTGTTAGACAAGTTAAGAATGGCTAATGTGGGCATTGTTGAGATTGTTTTTGGGATTTCTCCAGTAAGCTGATTGTTTTTGAGGTTCAGATTAACCAGCTTTTCACATGAAGCAATGCTTCCTGGAAGTGTTCCAGATAAATGATTCGTCGAAAGGTCGAGCAGTGCCAGTGATGGGCAGTCTTGAAATTGGTCTGGGATTTTGCCTTGCAAGTTGTTGTCGGCAGCCATGAAAGTCTGAAGATTTGGGATGGAGAGGATGCTGTATGGAAGAGATGATTCAAGGTGGTTGTGCGAGACGTCGATGAAAGAAAGCGAGGCAGACAGAGCAATATCATCTGGTATTTCACCAGTAAGATTGTTGTGAGCCAATTCCAGCCTTTGAAGTATTGGAAGACTTCCAAATCCAACTGGAATTGTCCCAGAAATGAGATTATTTTGCATCCGAACTCGGACTAATGACTGGCAGGTGGAGAGACCTACTGGTATTGAACCAGAGAAGGAGTTGTTAAAGAGGATGAGTTTAGTGAGATTACCAGAATTACACAGACCTGAAGGAATGTCACCAGATAATGAATTCGATGACGCATCTAACCAGCGCAATGGCGAATTCTGTCCGAGATTCAAAGGCAAAGTGCCTGTCAAAGAGTTCCTCCATAGCTCAAATACCTCTAATTTGGTCAACTCACCAAGCTTGTTAGGAATTGGACCCATCAGCTGGTTGCACATCAAATTCAAGAGCTGTAAGTTCTTCAGTTCTGCTATCTCAACTGGGATCTCTCCTGAAATCTGATTATTAGAAAGATCCAGAAACTGTAGTGATGTAACATTGCCGAGTTGTGGTGGAATCTCTCCTGTAAAATTGTTCTTATACAAATAAACTGTTGTAAGTTGCTGCAGCCTACCCAATTCAGCAGGAATCTGTCCACTGAGAGTGCCAACAGCCAAGTCAAGATACTGAAGATTGGTGAGATTGCCAAGCTCTGCTGGGATTTCACCTTCAAACTCATTATATCCAATAATTATAGTCTCTAGAGAAGAAAGTTGGCCAATCTCTTTTGGTATTTTTCCAGTGAGATTATTACCAGAAAGACCAAGAAATTTCAATTTCTGCAGATTCTTAAAAGAAGTAGGAATCGAACCCTCGAAGAAACTCCCTCGAAAATCTAGGCTTTCGAGTGAAGTTGCATTGCCAAGATCCTCAGGAAGAAACCCTGAGAAGTTGTTGCTTGATGCATTGACAGAAGACAATCCAGAGGCTCTTCCTAGTCCAGCAGGAAAGCCACCAATGAAGTTATTCTGACTCACATCAATGCTCTTCAATGAAGTAAGATTTCCCAGCGATTTCGGCAACGAAGAAGCAAACCCATTACAGGAAATATCCAGCAAAGAAAGACTAAGCAGGCCTTGAATGTGATCTGATACACTGCCACTGAGATTCATGTTGGAGAGTACAAGTTTCTCTACAAAGCCTTTGGCATTACACCACACTCCAGTCCAGTTACAATGAAGTGATTCATTCTTAGCTCCATTGCTTGGCATTTTCCAATCCTTGAGCTGATTCGATGGATCGATTAGGGTAGATTTGATCGATAACAGAGTTGACAATTCATCATAGTGTATGTTTTGAGctccctcaacaaaaacaagAGAGAAACCAATCAAAATAAAGAACAGCAACTGGGTTTGCATCGTTTGAATCTATGTTCCCTCTAGAACTGCAGCATCTTTCAGCTATGTggaacagaagaagaagaagaaggaggaggttGCAAGTGGGTGTTAAAAGAGCAAGAAGGTTGTTAATGGTTATAATTAATGGTGATTAATGAGAATTAATTTAATGCGTTTACGTGTGTTCTTGGGATCTGAACCAGCTAATTATCTGCACTTTGTGACTGTAAAGCTTTGGACTTATTGGAAATCTCCGAGACACTAAAACAT includes:
- the LOC110620068 gene encoding leucine-rich repeat receptor-like protein kinase PXL1 yields the protein MQTQLLFFILIGFSLVFVEGAQNIHYDELSTLLSIKSTLIDPSNQLKDWKMPSNGAKNESLHCNWTGVWCNAKGFVEKLVLSNMNLSGSVSDHIQGLLSLSLLDISCNGFASSLPKSLGNLTSLKSIDVSQNNFIGGFPAGLGRASGLSSVNASSNNFSGFLPEDLGNATSLESLDFRGSFFEGSIPTSFKNLQKLKFLGLSGNNLTGKIPKEIGQLSSLETIIIGYNEFEGEIPAELGNLTNLQYLDLAVGTLSGQIPAELGRLQQLTTVYLYKNNFTGEIPPQLGNVTSLQFLDLSNNQISGEIPVEIAELKNLQLLNLMCNQLMGPIPNKLGELTKLEVFELWRNSLTGTLPLNLGQNSPLRWLDASSNSLSGDIPSGLCNSGNLTKLILFNNSFSGSIPVGLSTCQSLVRVRMQNNLISGTIPVGFGSLPILQRLELAHNNLTGEIPDDIALSASLSFIDVSHNHLESSLPYSILSIPNLQTFMAADNNLQGKIPDQFQDCPSLALLDLSTNHLSGTLPGSIASCEKLVNLNLKNNQLTGEIPKTISTMPTLAILNLSNNSLVGQIPKNFGNSPALEMVNLSYNKLEGPVPSNGILVTINPNDLIGNAGLCGGVLPPCSLSSPTSKRRENLRVHHIIIGFIVAISVLLFLAIAFFTGRWLYTRWYLCNSIFYDWFKKSSKEWPWILVAFQRVSFTSSEILACIKESNIIGMGGTGIVYKADVNRPHVAVAVKKLWRTDADIENSDDLFTEVSLLGRLRHRNIVRLLGYLHNETDVMMIYEYMPNGNLWSALHGKEAEKLLVDWVSRYNIAVGVAQGLNYLHHDCHPPVIHRDIKSNNILLDANLEARIADFGLARMMVHKNETVSMVAGSYGYIAPEYGYTLKVDEKSDIYSFGVVLLELLTGKKPLDPEFGESTDVVEWIRRKIRNNRALEEALDTSISGQCKHVQEEMLLVLRIAILCTAKNPKDRPSMRDVITMLGEAKPRRKSICHNGLHNPSQEKQVFSNSPVIGLL